TTAAAGAAAAAGCCCTAGGCGCCGAGGTGCTTGACAGCTTAACCCCAGGCCAAGCGTTAGTTGGCGTGGTGCAGCGTGAGCTCACGGCGATCATGGGCGGTGATGATGCCAGCCAGACGGCCGAGTTGCAGCTTGCCGTCAAAGCGCCTGCAATCATTTTAATGGCTGGCTTGCAAGGAGCGGGTAAAACCACTACCGCGGGTAAACTGGCCAAATTTTTGCGCGAACAACAGAAAAAAAAGGTCCTGACTGTTTCATGCGACATTTATCGACCTGCCGCCATGGCTCAGCTCAAAACCGTGACCGAACAAGCCCAGACAGATTATTTTCCAGCACAAGCTGAACAATCCGTACTTGAAATTGCGCAGGCTGCGCTCAATTGGGCGCAACGCCACTATCACGATGTATTAATCGTCGACACGGCTGGCCGCTTAGGCATCGACACCGCGATGATGCAAGAAATCGCTGCCCTACATGCCGCCTTAAATCCCGCTGAAACCCTGTTTGTGGTTGACGCCATGCTTGGGCAAGATGCAGTGAATACCGCCCAAGCTTTTAATACTACACTACCGCTCACCGGCATTATTCTAACCAAACTCGATGGCGATGCGCGGGGTGGCGCAGCTTTATCCGTGCGGCATGTTACGGGTCTGCCGATTAAATTTGTCGGGGTTGGCGAAAAACTTGACGGTCTTGAAACCTTTCATCCAGATCGCATGGCGCGCCGGATTCTCGGCATGGGCGATCTATTTGCTTTAGTTGAGCAAGCCCAACATAAAGTGGATCTGCAAGCGGCGCAACAGCTCGCGCATAAAGTTAAACAAGGGAATTTCACGCTCGATGATTTTAAAGCGCAGCTCGCGCAAATGAAAAATATGGGCGGCCTGTCATCGCTACTGGATAAATTACCGGCGCAATTTCAAGCCGCCAACAACCCACAGAAGATGAATCAAGCCGAAGGCCAAGTACGCCGGATGGAAGGCATGATTAACGCGATGACACCCCTTGAACGGCGCAAGCCCGAGCTACTTAAAGCCAGCCGCAAACGCCGTGTCGCCACGGGCGCGGGAGTCCAAGTGCAAGAACTCAATCGAATGTTGGCGCAATACGATCAAATGCGCACCATGATGAAAAAGCTTAAAGGCGGTAACTTAGCGAGTATGATGCGCAGCGTAAAAGGTATGCTACCAGGGATGCGCTAAGTTTCAAGCACGGCCGCGACCCTAGCTGTAGCAACACCTACAATCGAAAACGCCCCGATCTGCACTCCATTGCCGCAAACCCGCAGTATTTGCAATGGACTCACATGCAGAGAAGATAGGCCGGCGCGGGCATTTAAGTCGGGTTCCATTTGACTGAAATGTCGGATTATTAGCACGTAATTGGCTTAACTCCTGCTAAAAGTTTATTAATAGGAAGGCGCTACACCCCTCTGCTTCAACAGTGATCGATTCACCTCGCTTAAGCCTTTCACTCCATCGAGCACGCTATCCCTCACATTCAACTCACTATGCGGTGACATCCAATTCAGACGCGCCTGAACTTCATCACCACCTCCTACCACCTGCCACTGACGAACTAATTTATCATCACTGCCAGTCAATAGATAGATACCCTCGAGCGTCGATTTCCAGGCTACGCTATTGACTCTTCCGCCAAAACCTTTAATCACCGCACGACACTTACCCGAGGCAACATCCCACAGCCGCACCGTATTGTCATCACTGCCCGATGCGATCTGCGCGCCGCTCGGCAAATACACCACGCTCAAAACATCGGAGGTATGTCCTTGTAAGGTGTGCCCGGCGGCTCCGCTTTCCGCATCCCACAGCCGCACCGTATGGTCAGAACTGCCCGATGCGATCTGCGCGCCGCTCGGCGAATACACCACGCTATTAACACAGTTAGTATGTCCTTGTAAGGTGTGCCCGGGGGCTCCGCTTTCCGCATCCCACAGCCGCACCGTATTGTCTAAACTCCCCGATGCGATCTGCGCGCCGCTCGGCGAATACACCACGCTCAAAACCCAGTGAGTATGTCCTTGTAAGGTGTGCCCGGGAGCTCCGCTTTCCGCCTCCCACAGCCGCACCGTCTCGTCAGAACTGCCCGATGCAATCTGCGCGCCGCTCGGCGAATATACCACGCTATTAACACGGTTATTATGTCCTTGTAAGGTGTGCCCGGCGACTCCGCTTTCCGCATCCCACAGCCGCACCGTATTGTCCCTACTCCCCGATGCGATCTGCGCGCCGCTCGGCGAATACACCACGCTCAAAACATAGTCGGTATGTCCTTGTAAGGTGTGCCCGGGGGCTCTGCTTTCCGCATCCCACAGCCGCACCGTACGGTCATAACTGCCCGAGGCGATCTGCGCGCCGCTCGGCGAATACACCACGCTATTAACACAGTTAGTATGTCCTTGTAAGGTGTGCCCGGCGGCTCCGCTTTCCGCATCCCACAGCCGCACCGTATGGTCAAAACTGCCCGAGGCGATCTGCGCGCCGCTCGGCGAATACACCACGCTCAAAACATAGGAGGTATGTCCTTGTAAGGTGTGCCCGGCGGCTCCGCTTTCCGCATCCCACAGCCGCACCGTCTTGTCTAAACTCCCCGATGCAATCTGCGCGCCGCTCGGCGAATACACCACGCTCAAAACAGAGTCGGTATGGCCTTGTAAGGTGTGCCCGGCGGCTCCGCTTTCCGCCTCCCACAGCCGCACTGTCTTGTCATCACTGCCCGAGGCGATCTGCAAACCGCTCGGCGAATACACCACGCTCCTAACAGAGGAGGTATGTCCTTGTAAGGTATGCCCGGGGGCTCCGCTTTCCGCATCCCACAGCCGCACCGTCTTGTCATCACTGCCCGAGGCGATCTGCGCGCCGCTCGGCGAATACACCACGCTCAAAACATAGTCGGTATGTCCTTGTAAGGTGTGCCCGGGGGCTCCGCTTTCCGCATCCCACAGCCGCACCGTATTGTCCCTACTCCCCGATGCGATCTGCGCGCCGCTCGGCGAATACACCACGCTAGTAACCCAGTGAGTATGTCCTTGTAAGGTGTGCCCGGGGGCTCCGCTTTCCGCGTCCCACAGCCGCACCGTCTTGTCTAAACTCCCCGATGCAATCTGCGCGCCGCTCGGCGAATACACCACGCTCAAAACAGAGTCGGTATGGCCTTGTAAGGTGTGAATTTTTTCCCAATTCGACGTCGCATACACACGGATCTTACCGTTATTAAGTCCTATGGCACAGGTTTTCCCATCCGGTGAATAGGCACAAGAGTTCACCTCGCTCTCTTCTTCAAGATACGCCCATTCGCCAAACTGCACACCAGACATCTGCGCTCCGCTTAAATTCGCCTGCCGCAGCCAGCTCATGTGAAGCGTGGCCTTTCTTAAATCGGCATCCTGCAACTGCGCTGAATCGAACACCCCAAAACTCAGATCTGCACCGGGTATTTGGATCCCCTTTAAATCAGCACCAATAAACTGTACTCCCGCTCTGGTCAAAATCGTCATGGCATTCGCCGCCGTTTGGCGTACGCTTTTATCCGCTTTCGAGCGCTCTATAATCGCTAACAGCTGTTCCTTAAATATGGGCTCTTGCTGCACGCGATTAGTCAACAAGCGCACAATACCCAGATCGCCAATCCAATGCTTTGGCGTTAACGATAGGTTCCGCTGCATTTTGGGGGGTAAAACAGCGTGCTCTTCAAAACTATAGACTGAAGCGGCGCTGCCTCGACGTTGGCGGGCGCTTACCTCCATACACCCATCGAACGACTCAAACAGCGACCGCGCCACAAAATATTCCAGCAGCGATTTATGGATAAAACGGTATTCAGTCCCACTTCGGATCAACGGCCACACTTCACGCAGCAGTTGATTTTCTTCTTCTCGACCGAAAAAGGCATCCTTCCAACTCCCCTTGTCGTTGAGCGACGAATAATCAACTATCGGTTTACCTGCATTCTCGATATACACTTGCACCGCTAATGCTTGCACAAATACAATGCCGTGCTGGGCAAATCCTTCGTCAGATAGGATGCTAAAGATCTCTTTTTTAGTACCCGTTAAATTTTGAGTGCTTAAGCGCTGCTGGTTGCGTTCAAACCATTGTCTGACGAACTGATCATACAGGTCCATCCGTAACTGGATCGCAGATCCCGCTTTCCCCTTTTCTTCGACGTACGGTAACGCTTCTAGCACCACCCGCAGCAAAAATGGGTTGCTAACCAAGTCTTTTAAATTAGATTGTTTGGAGAAAGCTTCTCGGTATGCTTGTGCCGTCCAGCCCGTTGGGTTGTACTCCACATATTTTTTGAGATAGTGATCGCTCTCTTTTTCTGAAAACGGTAGAACCACGACTTCTTGAAACGCCGTGTCTTTATCCTTCTCAATCGGATTCGGTTGAAAACGGCTTTGGTAGTCCTGGCCCAGATATTCGCTGCGACAACTGATCACCATCTGACCTTGCCAGCCGTCAGACTTATTGATGGAATTGCTCACATATAGATTCTGCGTCTGGCGAATCTCATCATAGCCGTCCAAAATAAAGACAAACTTTTCTTTCTTTAATTTCTGGATCTGAAATTCTGACAGCCCTCTTTTCTTTAATGCTTTGGCAATCAGATCGTGCTCAGGCTTGTCAATACTCGGCAGTGAAATAAACAGCGGAATCGCATCGTCTGCTTTTTGATGGTCCCATAAGTGCTTTTCTAGGAGGCGGTTGAAGGTGGTTTTGCCTGCCCCAGACTCTCCCGTCAACAAAATCACTTTTTTATCTTTTAGAAAGGCTTGAGCTTGGGGTAAGAGGCCAAAGGTTTTGCTCTCCCCATTAATACTCGCTCGGCAGCGCGGTTCAACATATAGCTTTAGGGTCTCTTGAAATGCCTCATTTTGCGTTAAGGCTAGCGAATACTGTTCTTTCAACGCGGCCCTAGGGTCGGCACGGAACACCTGCAACTGTTCATGTTCTTGCTGCACAGTGGAGGCCAATTGCTTGTGCAGCGTGGTCCGTATGTCATCGAAGATACCGTCTAAGAGCTCCGCAAATTCTAGCTTGCCAAAATTTGAATCACTCTTTAAACGGGATATAACAGTGCTGTGCCCCGTCCAAAACTTATCCAGAAACGTTTTCGCCTCATTACTGCCCGCTAACAGCCGCTCAATCACCTTAAACAGTACACCATGTGAACCTTGGTTCAGATAGACTTCCTCTCCCTTTTGTACTTGCCAATCAAAGCGCAGAGGATCTTCCATCCGCACCGTCGTCGATCTAATAAAATCCTTCAGGCAGTAGTCATAGCTATTGGGCGTTAACGAAACCGGGATAATCCCGTGCTGACCTTCGCGATACTTTGCGCGAATTTCCAAAAAAGCCATTTCCGTCAATACATGATGGAACTCCGCCCTATATTTTTCCTCTTCGGAAAATTTTTTGATTACCTCACGTAAAGCGGTAGTACCCTTTTGTTGGTTGTCTTGATGATAGGCTTCTCGATCTTTTTCATAGGCTATTTTAAGCTCATCACAAAACGCTTTATAGGACTGCCCTTTTAGATAGCTTCCTAAGACATCAGAACAACACACAATCACCTTATCCACCGGTTTAACATCCGCTCGCAACTGATGGGGCAGCAAACAGAGTTGATTGGTTAAAATGTCTTCTAGCTTGCCATCCTCGTTCAGATTTTCATCCGAATTTGCATACGCTTGCCCTATCGGCGTTTGATCCGAATAGAGCGTCACGCCTCGGATTTTTGATAAATGATTGATTAAATATTTAGACGTCGAGGCCTTCGCTTCTCCGTGCTTTGGATCTGGATTGTCGTGCGCATACACTAAAAAAAGGCTGGGTTTCTTCGACACTTCTAAGGAACTCAGCGTCAACAGCGCCTTTTTAAACAGATACTCCACCAGATCGCTTTTTTCATGAGCAGATGATGGCGGGGAAGGTATTAAGGTCAATGTGGCCGTCTGAGTCACAGTTGGCGCAATGCTCGTAAACAGCGACATGACCGGCATAGTCATAGTAGTGGCCGACTTAGTCTCATCATAGCCCCACTTTTGCGCCTTTTTATAGCTCGCCTGCGCCCTATCGGGTTGCCCTAACTGGTCCAACACCTTGCCATGCTCAAAATACACGGTGGCGATTTTATCCCGCAAGGTTTGATCTGCTAGGGTTTCAGGAGCGTGCGCCTTTTTCACGGCTTTTTTCATCTGGGATAACGAGGCTTCTGCGTCGTCGCATAATACTAACGCGATCTTGAGATCCTTAGCCTTGCTAGCAGTCTCTAAGTAAGAGCTCGCGAGATCCAGCGTTTCTTGTAGCGAGAGCACGCTCCGCGATGACGATAAGATGCTATCCAACATAGTGTTATCCTGTTATTTTCTATGGTTGGGATTGTAATACGGCACGATTGCAGGTTGTTACACCTAGCCTTGTGCGTTCAGCCCAAGGCTAGGCTGACTTCAAAGTTGGCGAATAAAGCTCCGCATTCCAGCTAGGATCATTTCCACCGAAATCGCAATTAACACCAACCCCATCAAACGCTCCAACGCGATCACGGTGCGCGGCCCCATCAGACGTTGAATCCGTTCAGCTAAAATCAACACAAAGGCACAGGCCACCATGGTGACTGTCAATGCGCCAATCCATTCAATGGTCTGTCCAGGCCCCTGAGAAGAGAGCAACATAACCGTCGCCATTGCGGAGGGCCCAGCCAGGGCGGGAATCGCCAGTGGCACAATCAACGGTTCACCCACCACCTCCAAATTCATGCGATCGTCGGCTGCCGGAAAAACCATGCGCAGCGCAATTAAAAACAAGATAATGCCGCCCGCCAATTGCAACGATATATCCGTCAAATGCATTAAACGCAAAAAGTGCTCGCCCAGCAGCAGAAAAATCAGCAACGTCATAAAAGCAATGCCAACTTCACGCAATACGACCCATCCGCGCCGCTCGGCCGCAACGTTGCGTAGCGCGTTAATAAAAATCGGAATATTACCCAGCGGATCAACAATCAAAATCAATAAAATGGTTGCTGTCAAAAAATCATATTGCACAATCTTTTCCTTTTAATCTTCAAGCGCTGCTCGAATTTTAGCGGCGACAATTTCTGCTGCCGCCAAACTATCCATGAATATCGGTTGGGCCTCTCGCCGCCCTTGATATTCACACTTGCTCTCTTTAAGACTGCGCTCGCTAATCACCAGCCGGTGCGGTACCCCGATCAGCTCCCAATCCGCAAACATGACCCCTGGACGCTCGCCGCGATCGTCTAAAATCACATCAATGCCCATCTCAAGCAAACTTGCATATAAGCGTTGTGCCGCCACCCGTACCGTTTCGCTACGCTCATAGCCAATCGGACAGATAACGATCTCAAACGGCGCCATCGCCTCCGGCCAGAGGATGCCGCGCGCATCGAAATTTTGCTCGATAGCCGCACCCAGAATGCGGGTAATGCCAATGCCATAACATCCCATTACCACAGGCTGCGCCTTCCCTGATTCATCCAGATAGGTCGCGTTCAATGCCTCTGAATAACGGGTGCCAAGCTGAAAAACGTGTCCTACCTCAATGCCTCGACAAATAGCTAGCGTCCCCTTCCCATCTGGCGCAGGGTCCCCTTCCACGACATTACGCAGGTCAGCCACCATGGGCTCCGGCAAATCACGGCCCCAATTCACCCCGGTTAAATGAAAGCCCGCGTCATTCGCCCCAACAATAAAATCGCTCATCATAGCGACCGTACGATCGGCCAATACTTTGACCGGCTTTTGCATGCCCAGCGGCCCCAAATAGCCTGGCGCTGCACCAAAGTATTCGATAATTTCCGCCTCACTCGCCAAGCGATAGCCTGTAGCGCCTGGCAGTTTGCCCAATTTCACTTCATTCAGCGTATGATCGCCACGCAATAGCAACAACCAAATGTGCGGCGCTGCAGCGCCATTTTGCTTAGCTGTGAGTGGATTAGCCTCAGCCTGCGCGGGGGCGTCGATAGCCAGCACAATCGATTTAACTGTACGCTCCAGCGGAACGCCAAGCAGCGCAGCGACACTTTCACATTTTTCTGCAGCCGGTGTAGCCACCTTAGTCAGGGTCTCTTGCGGCGCGGCGCGTTGCTCAATTAATGGCAGTGCATCAGCTGCTTCAACGTTGGCAGCGTAGTCCGACGTTGGGCAATAAGCAATGCTGTCTTCGCCGGTGTCCGCAATCACATGGAATTCATGCGAGCCTGACCCGCCTATCGAGCCATTATCAGCCGCCACCGCCCGGAACACTAAGCCAAGTCGCTTAAAAATACGTTCATAAGCTGCATACATTTTCTGGTATGAACGCTCTAAGCCGGCCTTATCCTGGTCAAACGAATACGCATCTTTCATGATAAATTCACGGCCGCGCATCACCCCAAAGCGGGGACGAATTTCATCGCGAAATTTGGTTTGGATTTGATAAAAAGTCACCGGCATTTGCCGATAACTCTTAATTTCCTTACGGGCAATATCCGTGATGACTTCTTCATGCGTAGGCCCAATCACAAAATCGCGCTGATGGCGATCTTTCAAGCGCAGCAACTCCGGCCCATATTGCGCCCAACGCCCCGATTCTTGCCATAGTTCAGCAGGCTGTACGGCAGGCATCAGCAATTCCAGCGCGTCGGCTCGGTTCATCTCCTCACGGACGATCGCTTCAATTTTACGCACCGAACGTAAAGCCAGTGGCATATAGGTATAAATACCACCCGCGATACGCCGAATCATGCCCGCGCGCAGCATAAGCTGATGACTGACAATCTCCGCATCGGCAGGCGCGTCTTTAAGTGTATGGATAAAAAAACCAGAGGCCTTCATTTAAATTTCCCAGCAGTAGGGTTAAAAACAAGCACAGTAGACTAAGATCGTGCACTGCGCCTGCGATTGTTTATAATCGCGTTATTTTAAAGGATTCAAGGGTAGTTGTATGCTGGATCGCGATGGCTTTCGTCCAAACGTCGGCATCATTCTCTTAAACGCACGCAATGACGTGTTTTGGGGCAAACGGATCCGCGAGCATTCTTGGCAATTCCCGCAAGGCGGCATCCACTATGGCGAAACTCCAATACAAGCAATGTATCGGGAGTTATATGAAGAAATTGGCCTAAAACCCGAACATGTCAAAGTCCTCGGCCGCACACGCGACTGGTTGCGTTATGAGGTGCCAGACAAATATATTAAGCGCGAAGCGCGTGGCCATTATCGTGGGCAAAAACAAATTTGGTTTTTGTTGCGCATGGTCGGGCGCGACTGCGATATTTGCTTACGCGCCACCGGACACCCAGAATTCGACGCTTGGCGCTGGCATCAGTATTGGGTACCACGCGAGGCGGTGATTGAATTTAAACGCGACGTGTATCAACTGGCGTTAGTTGAGTTAGCGCGCTTTATCCACCATTTGCCCGCACGCGCAGAGAATCGGCTAATCGATGCGACACCATCCACCCTAGTAGAAAACGGATGCCAACCCTCGCGCAGCGGAGCAGGTTAACTCAAGACAAGATTGTCGCGATGAATCAGCTCAGGCTCCAGCATATAACCCAGGATAGCTTCAATGTCGCTACTGGGTCGACGCTGAATCAGCCGCGCTTCGGCACTGCTATAATTGGTGAGTCCGCGCGCCACTTCTTGGCCCGCTGGACTTAAGCACGCAATCACTTCACCACGCGCAAACACGCCCTGTACTTTCAGAATACCGATTGGCAGCAGGCTTTTCCCCTCTTGCTTCAGCTTAGTGCATGCGCCGTCATCTACGACCACATGACCGCGCACTTGCAAATGATCCGCCATCCATTGTTTACGCGCAGCCATGCGCGGCGTGCGCGCAGTCAGTTGAGTGCCGATAGCTTCACCCGCTACTAGCCGGGTTAGCACATCGGGTTCGCGTCCACTTGCAATCACCGTGCCTGCCCCACTATGCGCGGCCCGCTTAGCAGCAAGTATTTTAGTCAGCATGCCACCCCGGCCAAGCTGCGTTCCCGCACCTCCCGCCATGATTTCAAGGGCCGGATCGCCAGCCTCTGCAACCGCAACGAAAGTCGCATTTGCGCCCTGCCGCGGGTCAGCTGTATACAAACCACGCTGATCAGTCAAAATGATCAGCGCATCCGCCTCGATGAGATTGGTGACTAAAGCGCCTAGTGTATCGTTATCGCCGAATTTAATTTCATCGGTCACGACGGTATCGTTTTCATTAATAATCGGTACCACTCCTAGCCGCAATAGGGTCAGCAGGGTCGAACGAGCATTTAAATAACGTTCACGCTCGGCCAAATCAGCATGCGTCAAAAGAATTTGCGCACTACACAACTGATGCGCGTTGAAGTGGCTTTCATACGCTTGCGCCAACCCGACTTGGCCGACTGCAGCGGCGGCCTGCAATTCGTCGATCTCACGCGGACGGCGGCTCCAACCAAGACGTTGCATCCCTGCGGCAATCGCGCCTGAACTCACCAGCACCACTTCTTTGCCAAGCCTGCGCAAATCCGCGATTTGCTCAGCCCAGCTCCGCATCACGCTATGGTCAAGTCCACGCCCGTCATTGGTAACTAGGCTTGAGCCTACCTTAACCACCAAGCGTTTGGCGGCAGCAAGCGCCGG
The Mycoavidus cysteinexigens genome window above contains:
- the ffh gene encoding signal recognition particle protein; translated protein: MFDTLTQRMTRIVKTLRGEARLTEANTQQMLREVRLALLEADVALPVVRALTARIKEKALGAEVLDSLTPGQALVGVVQRELTAIMGGDDASQTAELQLAVKAPAIILMAGLQGAGKTTTAGKLAKFLREQQKKKVLTVSCDIYRPAAMAQLKTVTEQAQTDYFPAQAEQSVLEIAQAALNWAQRHYHDVLIVDTAGRLGIDTAMMQEIAALHAALNPAETLFVVDAMLGQDAVNTAQAFNTTLPLTGIILTKLDGDARGGAALSVRHVTGLPIKFVGVGEKLDGLETFHPDRMARRILGMGDLFALVEQAQHKVDLQAAQQLAHKVKQGNFTLDDFKAQLAQMKNMGGLSSLLDKLPAQFQAANNPQKMNQAEGQVRRMEGMINAMTPLERRKPELLKASRKRRVATGAGVQVQELNRMLAQYDQMRTMMKKLKGGNLASMMRSVKGMLPGMR
- a CDS encoding MarC family protein, which produces MQYDFLTATILLILIVDPLGNIPIFINALRNVAAERRGWVVLREVGIAFMTLLIFLLLGEHFLRLMHLTDISLQLAGGIILFLIALRMVFPAADDRMNLEVVGEPLIVPLAIPALAGPSAMATVMLLSSQGPGQTIEWIGALTVTMVACAFVLILAERIQRLMGPRTVIALERLMGLVLIAISVEMILAGMRSFIRQL
- a CDS encoding proline--tRNA ligase, which gives rise to MKASGFFIHTLKDAPADAEIVSHQLMLRAGMIRRIAGGIYTYMPLALRSVRKIEAIVREEMNRADALELLMPAVQPAELWQESGRWAQYGPELLRLKDRHQRDFVIGPTHEEVITDIARKEIKSYRQMPVTFYQIQTKFRDEIRPRFGVMRGREFIMKDAYSFDQDKAGLERSYQKMYAAYERIFKRLGLVFRAVAADNGSIGGSGSHEFHVIADTGEDSIAYCPTSDYAANVEAADALPLIEQRAAPQETLTKVATPAAEKCESVAALLGVPLERTVKSIVLAIDAPAQAEANPLTAKQNGAAAPHIWLLLLRGDHTLNEVKLGKLPGATGYRLASEAEIIEYFGAAPGYLGPLGMQKPVKVLADRTVAMMSDFIVGANDAGFHLTGVNWGRDLPEPMVADLRNVVEGDPAPDGKGTLAICRGIEVGHVFQLGTRYSEALNATYLDESGKAQPVVMGCYGIGITRILGAAIEQNFDARGILWPEAMAPFEIVICPIGYERSETVRVAAQRLYASLLEMGIDVILDDRGERPGVMFADWELIGVPHRLVISERSLKESKCEYQGRREAQPIFMDSLAAAEIVAAKIRAALED
- a CDS encoding RNA pyrophosphohydrolase: MLDRDGFRPNVGIILLNARNDVFWGKRIREHSWQFPQGGIHYGETPIQAMYRELYEEIGLKPEHVKVLGRTRDWLRYEVPDKYIKREARGHYRGQKQIWFLLRMVGRDCDICLRATGHPEFDAWRWHQYWVPREAVIEFKRDVYQLALVELARFIHHLPARAENRLIDATPSTLVENGCQPSRSGAG
- the proB gene encoding glutamate 5-kinase is translated as MQALSKPASQPALAAAKRLVVKVGSSLVTNDGRGLDHSVMRSWAEQIADLRRLGKEVVLVSSGAIAAGMQRLGWSRRPREIDELQAAAAVGQVGLAQAYESHFNAHQLCSAQILLTHADLAERERYLNARSTLLTLLRLGVVPIINENDTVVTDEIKFGDNDTLGALVTNLIEADALIILTDQRGLYTADPRQGANATFVAVAEAGDPALEIMAGGAGTQLGRGGMLTKILAAKRAAHSGAGTVIASGREPDVLTRLVAGEAIGTQLTARTPRMAARKQWMADHLQVRGHVVVDDGACTKLKQEGKSLLPIGILKVQGVFARGEVIACLSPAGQEVARGLTNYSSAEARLIQRRPSSDIEAILGYMLEPELIHRDNLVLS